One Alnus glutinosa chromosome 3, dhAlnGlut1.1, whole genome shotgun sequence genomic region harbors:
- the LOC133863280 gene encoding uncharacterized protein LOC133863280 has protein sequence MIRASASSSNKPDPNRRKPVSANWWAPLFGWSTDPDYIDPTAYPSGTEPRASDLDPGTGRHRSRFTLGCFTEEKAKELRKKTAENSAFHDIMYHSSIASRLASDISQWSEK, from the coding sequence ATGATCCGGGCCTCCGCTTCCTCCTCTAACAAACCCGACCCAAATCGCCGGAAACCCGTCTCGGCCAACTGGTGGGCACCTCTCTTCGGCTGGTCCACCGATCCGGACTACATTGACCCCACCGCCTACCCATCCGGAACCGAGCCACGCGCCTCTGATCTGGATCCCGGAACGGGACGACACAGGTCCAGATTCACGCTCGGGTGCTTCACCGAGGAGAAGGCGAAGGAGCTCCGGAAGAAGACGGCGGAGAACTCTGCGTTTCACGATATAATGTACCACTCGTCCATCGCGTCTCGGCTCGCGTCCGATATTTCGCAGTGGTCGGAGAAGTAG